GCGATGTGGTTTTCCCCGGGCATAAAGTCTCTTTCTTCAAAGCACAAGTTAAATCTGTTTTGGGGGCTGTACTGGACATCCAGGTGTTTGAGCAAAGCATTCTGCACCCATTCAAAGTCTTTGCTACTGAAGCACAAATAGGCATCGTATTTGTACATATCTGATTCTCTTCCCTTGATGGGGTCCTTGAACAGCAGACTCAGGGCTTTCTTATAACAGATGAAACAAAACCCCCGGAACTTTTTAACCATGAGGATGACCACAAGGAACAGAGTTAAGGTGACAGTGACCAAGATGAAAAGGGAAAACTTTAGGGACTCTAAAACTTCTTCTTCTTCGCAAccttctgtggaaaaactgtaAAGGGAAACCCCAGCCAGAGAGTTTGGGTACATGCAGTACATGTCTGCTGGAGACCCAGATATTGTGATGTTGGTTTGATTGAGCCAATGGATAAAAGCACTAAGTTCACACTCACAGATGAATTTGTTATGAGTTAGGTCCACGGCACTCAGTGATGCAAATAAATCAGGATCAGGAGAGAGGAGCTGGTTTCCAGATATATCCAGGATCTCTAAGTTAGCAGGTAAATCACCAGGAGAAAGAACAGTCAGCCTGTTGTCTTTGAGGCTGAGTCCCCTCAGTGCAGTCAGATGATGAAATACTCCTGGTGGAAGGAAATTCAGGTAGTTTTTATTCAGATAGAGGATCTGGAGATGGGAAAGCCCCTTAAAAACATCCCAACATGACCCGGCTTCCCAGGCAAGTTGCAACATATTTTCTCCAAGGAAAAGCTTTTCTAGGCTGGGATTCTCTGAAGGGGCATGGTTTTGGTGACAAAAGGAAAAGCGATTTTGATTTAAAATGAGAATCTGGAGACGAggtacctggagaaggaagtagagaTCATTCAGATTTTCTAGCCTATTCTCTGATAATTGGATGAAATTTGCTGTAAGTGGGATGTTTGGCAAAGTCATCAGCTTATTGCCACCCAAGAAGATATTAGGAAtgcttggaagaaaataaattgttttaagaGCATTATCCCGGAGGTCCAAGGTATTTAATTTCCTCAGGAATTTGAATGTTTTGTCCTGAATGATCCCAATGTGATTCTTCTGCAGGTCAATATAGGCCACCTTAGGCAGTCCATCgaaattataattatatagttCCCCAAGAAGGTTATGTGATATATTGAGAACTTGGAGGTTGTCAAGTCCATAAAATGCATTCCTCGAAATACTGTTTATCTTGTTGCAGGCAAGGTTAAGGACCTTCAGCTCTTGGAGCGTCTCAAAGACTCGGAAGTTCAGGGagaagatatacccatgtgaaatGTCCAGCTGTATCATCGAGCTCCTGGCCAGCCCAGCAAAGGTGTGCTGGTCAGGATCCTTCAGGTTGGAGAAGCCAAACGAAGGACCCATAGTGTGACGGGTAAGAACCAAAGAGAAAATCTGGCTCCCATTGATGGCATTGCTGAAGTTTCTTGTGACATCCACCCCCCAGCCATTGCCAGAAACATCTAGGGTTTCCAGGACCATGTTTCTGAATGGGTTCAGACACTTCCTCCAGTCCATGGAGATATTGCTGTAGAGGAGGTTATTAGCAAGGCTTAAGAAGGAGAGTGTTTTCCCTTGGAGGGGTTTGAGCTCGTGCTCACATACAATAGGTATTTTGTTGAGGGAAAAATCAATGGACTTCAAGGAATTCAGTTCCTGGAATGAGGGATGAAGGTAAAgactctgaattttatttttggataGGTCCAAGTGAGTCAAAGATGTCAAATTTCTGAAATAACCATCTTTTAATACAACATCGGAGAGACCACAGTAAAACAGTCGAAGTTCAGCGAGGTGGGACAGCCCCTGAAAAGCATCTGGATGCAAGAAGTCTATCTGACTTCCACCCAGGTCCAGGATCCTAAGATTGGGCAGGTTTCGGAAGGCTTCTCTGGAAATGGTCAAGGGGGTAAACTGAGTTCCCAGCTCCAGCAGCTGCAACTGCTCCAGGAAGGGGAAGGATGTGGCTGTGACTGTTCTGATATAGTTGAAACTGAGCAGGAGGCTCTTGGTGGTGTTGGGGACCTGGGGCACGTGGGTGAGGTTGCAGGAAAGATAGACGGCTCTCCAACCATTGAAGAAGCAGGAAGAAATTCCAAGTGCAGGACTGGTCAGGAGTACGACTCCTAAGAGAAGGTCAAGGCAGTCTCCCATGATCCTATGGAGAAGAAGGGAGAGTGAAGACACAGACATCTAAGCTCAAGGCGCTGGGCACAGCCTTGAGGGTGCTGAGGGCCTGGGGGACCCCCCGTGATGTGGTTGCTTCTTAGACACTGTGTTCCTCTGGGTCCGTGGCCATGCCTATTGGCAGATACTATGTGGTGTAGACAgagcttttctctctttttatcttgttgCATTTTTCTACATAGCAAGTGTGGTTCTAAGTACTTTAGAAATACTTTATTTAATCTTTGTGGTAACTCGGCATTCATTCATAAGGTTGTGAATTCATTCATTCGAGATTTGCTGATGGGAGTTGGAGAAAACATTAGGAAGAGATATATTTGAACTTCACCCCAGCCAGGGACCCCATTCCTATCCCAAGGCAGCCTCTGCTGAGGAGTGGAAAATAAATCCactgatttttctttcccctctaaTCTCCCAAAGATACTAAGTCATCTCTATTTATCCATCTCACTTCCTACACAGTACAGCTCATCATGTAAAAACTGGGTACACCATTTTTCAGTTTAATAAGGATGTACTCAGCAACAACTGCATGCCTGGCACTTGTGTGACCATGTGCATGTACAGCTATACAAAAACCAGACCTCTTGCCTAGTCCAATAGGTAAATTCACCATCTGTCTGGGTTGAGCATCTGCTTATACACAACGGCAAAAGGTGCTGAATGAATGTGACTGGTTATATTCTCAGTGCCGTGTTGGGAGTGGTGAGAGTGCAGAGAAAGTGCAGGAGGTCCCCTCACCCATTTCACCTCTACCCACCGGTATGGCTCCTCCACATGGTGCCTGCCAAGTACTCAACTTGCTCTACGTGTAATATCAGAAGGCCTCTGTTGGAAGGTAAGGAAAAAGCTACATGGCTCAGAGGGCAGAGTGAGGGCGagagtaaagaaagaaacaagaagagGGCACTGGTTTATGAAAACATCCCTGGTATAGGTTCCATCTCAGGGCAGACAGCATGAAGAGGTCATGGCACTAGAGGAGGCACCAGCCCTGgatcattttcaggctctgaagAGGGTTCGTTGTGTTGGGGGTGATTTGTGGTAGGGTTTCCATAGCACCTTTGAGGTTCTGACACACAATTTACAGCTGATCAGAAGGAGACATCAACTCCTGAGTTGACCCAAAGTATCAAAAGCAGGCCATATTAACAGTAGGACAGCAagtcttttctggtggtccagtggttaagaatcctcctgccagtgcaggagacatgggtttcatccctggtctgggaagatcccacaagccgtgaggcagctaagcccatatgccacaactactgaacccacatgcagcaacagagatccaaggcagccaaaaataaataaattctttaaattaaaagaaaagagtgtgggggtggggcacaGTATACTCATGTATACCATCAGGTGAAAAACAACTATTGCCATTTCACATTTGAAATTAAACAATTTCCTGTTGGTAATAATTAAATATAACctactattaaaaataaacccaaaaccaGGCACTTAAGAATCGTAAGAAAAAACTTGGTGAGAATATTTATCAAGGCTCTTATTTTCTCTGCCATTTCCACTCATGGGCTCAGGGTAACAACAGCAGAGTCACCTTTGTTCTCTGAAATGTCACCCCCATGGTAGCAAGTCATGTCAGTTTCACCTCCCAAGTCTACTCTGTTCAAGCCCCCATCTCTTGACAGGACTAGACTTGAGAGCTCTCACTGATCTCTCTTATTTCCAGTCTCACCCTCTGTTTCCCAAAGAGCAGCCAGGGTGTTCTTTCAGAAACATAACCCAGAATATACCACACCTCCACACagacccccttcctcctcctccccctgctctgtGAATAAAATCCTGCAAAGACTTCCTTCATCTGGTTCTGGCCTGTCtctgccacaccctcctcctcaATAACTTACTCATTAATTTTTGCTGAGCATCTCTGTCTGGCACTGTTTTAGTGGTGAACACAACAGACCAAGCCTGACCTTTCACTCTCCAAAAATGCATATTTGCAACATAAATCAAAATTTGTACCTGAGTTCagagggttccctgttctccTGAAGGCTAGCCCTTTCAATCTCATGAGGAAAACCTTTGGTTTACATATAACAACCAGCAGGTTTTACACTCTAGAACAGGGCTTgggaaactttttctgtaaagggccaaatggtgaatattttaggctttgcagtcCAAATACCATAGTTCGTTAACCTCTGTTTTAGAAGAAAGGAGAATGGAGACTTTGATTTCACCAATGAGGATTTTAAGTGACTGCAAGATAAATGTGTTCTGATACTGAACTGATATTTGCAGGAAAGAACTAGCTTGGCCCCCAAGCTGCTGACAGTTCTGTGGCTGTTGTTTTATTCAAACATCAGAATGAATTCTCGTCTTATGTAACCTGACAGGAAAATCCCTACAGAGACACGTGAGTGAGAACACCAGTTCAGAATAACAGAGTTAAGATGTCTAGTTTCAATTCTGTCTTTTTACGGACCACTCAGGGCCGGCCTCCAAATGTTGACACTGTACTAGGCAGCTTGACCTTGAATTCAtggtaaaaacaaatgaaagaaagtcCCAAACAACACATGTTCAATACACTGAATTTTCAAGTATTAACAGGGAAACTAAAATTAAACAGCAAGATAGATAAGGCCAGTTGAACAAACAGATATTAAAGAAAATCACCTGGGTTCATGTCATGCTACGAAGACATACTGCAGACCTATTTTCTTATGAAATACAGCAAAGTGTGAAATAGCTACACCTTCATCTCTGAAGCAGACTTCTACAGGTCAGGGGGTAGGACACATGAATAGAGGAGCCAGGTGATCTGGTGAGCCAACAGGAGTCTGGAGGGGTTATTCATGAAGACAGAAGCTAGGAAGAGGGACCATCGCAGGCCGGGGTCTCCTGGAATGGGAACCAGGATCCAAAATGGGTTGAAATAAATATGAACAAACACTGGTAGAGGGCAAATCTAATTTCAAGGTGGGAACCAGGCCATGGAATTGTTTCAGACCTGACCAAATGTCAGAAAGATGAGCTTCCAGAGTGAAGGCAGGCTGTGAGACAGGGTGGGCAGCAGGTGTGGACTTAGGGAACCCAAGAAAAAAGATCAAGTGACCAAAAGTCCAAACCCTAAGGGGGCTGAAGCCAAAGGGAGCGAGAGGGATGACAGTGTGTTGGGTTAAGGCCCGGAAGAAGCCTGTGCCAGACAGGGCTCCTTGCTTCTTGACCCCAGAGCAGCTGGTTGCTGGCAGCAGCTTCCGACCCCACAGAGGAGGGCGCCATCCAGGGGTGTCTGGAGTGAGTTCTCAATGGCAGCAGATGGAGTGGCCTGGCAGTGTGCTCCTAAACTATTCATAAAAAGATGGTGAGAAACGACACGTACTGACACTGTTAGTTCTGCCATCAGGCGATATACTCAGTCCTTCCTAAAAATCGCTCAGCTATGCAAAATCACTCAATAAGATCACAGGACTTCTGGGGGAACAGAGGGCAGCACACAGCTTGCAAAACCTTCATTGGCAGCACCTAAAAAACCTAATGAAAATGGTAGCACTGTTTTATACATGTATGCGGTTAAGAAATATACACAACACGTTGCAAGAAATATCCCTTTCCTTGAAAAAGGCCTGAGGGTTGCCGCTTGGGGGCTACTGTGAGGTGCTGGAAGGAGGGGGCTATTTGTTGTCAAGGGAAGTGGAACACCAGTTGGGAATGGGTGTCAGCTCAAAACACACAGAGTGTGAAGGTCGCTGGTAGATTTCTGAGATCTTTTCCCTTGTCATACGTAGGCTGGTGCGGCGGGGTCGTTTTCTTAAACTTAAGAAACGGCACATAAGCAAATGCAAATTTCACATTCACTAATATGTTCATGTTGTTTCCTAATATATGAGTAATCTTCCCTAATACAGCAATACTGTTCCGTAATATGTCAGTCGTGGTCTCATTCAAGGCTAACACTTCAAATTAAGAGTAGGACAACAGGAGGTTCCATATATGAGCTACCCTCTGCACCTGTGTGGTAGAGTTTGGAGAACTCATGGGACTGGCTCAGGAATCAGCGCTGGGGACCAGTGCAGACTCGGGTGCCAAAGGGCTCAGAACCTTGGGCAGAGAGGGTCACCTCCAGCAGCCTCAGCAGGTTCTCGTTTCAATGACAGACTGAACGAGAGGAACCGTTCTCAACTCTGGTGACATATGAGAACCACCTGAAGAGCTTAGAGCACTGAAGCTCGGGCTTCCCACAGACCGATGTTAAAAGTTAAAAGAGACTCTCAGGCGTCTGTGCTCTTAACAAGTGACTGAATTTTGTACACACCCAAATTTTAGAATCACTGGTATAAACCCATGGTTCTCTAACTTGGCCATACATTGGAACCACTGGGGGAGTTAAAATACAGGAACTGGGTCCCATCTATGGGTGATTTGGTTGGTCTAGGGTGTGGCTAGGGCATCCTGAGTAGTCAAATCTCTCCAGGTGATTCCAGTTTCAGAAGGTCGCCTCACATGGCTGCAAGTTTGACGGCACCTTAGAAGCAGTACAGGTATTTGCACACCACTTTCATGACAGCATTATGCAC
The sequence above is drawn from the Dama dama isolate Ldn47 chromosome 14, ASM3311817v1, whole genome shotgun sequence genome and encodes:
- the TLR5 gene encoding toll-like receptor 5 isoform X2 codes for the protein MYTEPGQEIKHLWEYENRFTEELASGVACERIMGDCLDLLLGVVLLTSPALGISSCFFNGWRAVYLSCNLTHVPQVPNTTKSLLLSFNYIRTVTATSFPFLEQLQLLELGTQFTPLTISREAFRNLPNLRILDLGGSQIDFLHPDAFQGLSHLAELRLFYCGLSDVVLKDGYFRNLTSLTHLDLSKNKIQSLYLHPSFQELNSLKSIDFSLNKIPIVCEHELKPLQGKTLSFLSLANNLLYSNISMDWRKCLNPFRNMVLETLDVSGNGWGVDVTRNFSNAINGSQIFSLVLTRHTMGPSFGFSNLKDPDQHTFAGLARSSMIQLDISHGYIFSLNFRVFETLQELKVLNLACNKINSISRNAFYGLDNLQVLNISHNLLGELYNYNFDGLPKVAYIDLQKNHIGIIQDKTFKFLRKLNTLDLRDNALKTIYFLPSIPNIFLGGNKLMTLPNIPLTANFIQLSENRLENLNDLYFLLQVPRLQILILNQNRFSFCHQNHAPSENPSLEKLFLGENMLQLAWEAGSCWDVFKGLSHLQILYLNKNYLNFLPPGVFHHLTALRGLSLKDNRLTVLSPGDLPANLEILDISGNQLLSPDPDLFASLSAVDLTHNKFICECELSAFIHWLNQTNITISGSPADMYCMYPNSLAGVSLYSFSTEGCEEEEVLESLKFSLFILVTVTLTLFLVVILMVKKFRGFCFICYKKALSLLFKDPIKGRESDMYKYDAYLCFSSKDFEWVQNALLKHLDVQYSPQNRFNLCFEERDFMPGENHIANIQDAVWSSRKIICLVSRHFLRDGWCLEAFSYAQSRCLADLSGALIMVVVGSLSQFHLMKHQPIRGFVQKQQYLRWPEDLQDVDWFLNKLSQCILKEEKERKKVSAIQLQSVTTIS
- the TLR5 gene encoding toll-like receptor 5 isoform X1, whose product is MYTEPGQEIKHLWEYENRFTEELASGVACERQQLVLHAWCSSLLPDVGHHLPGETSSVQPCGQARNPRIMGDCLDLLLGVVLLTSPALGISSCFFNGWRAVYLSCNLTHVPQVPNTTKSLLLSFNYIRTVTATSFPFLEQLQLLELGTQFTPLTISREAFRNLPNLRILDLGGSQIDFLHPDAFQGLSHLAELRLFYCGLSDVVLKDGYFRNLTSLTHLDLSKNKIQSLYLHPSFQELNSLKSIDFSLNKIPIVCEHELKPLQGKTLSFLSLANNLLYSNISMDWRKCLNPFRNMVLETLDVSGNGWGVDVTRNFSNAINGSQIFSLVLTRHTMGPSFGFSNLKDPDQHTFAGLARSSMIQLDISHGYIFSLNFRVFETLQELKVLNLACNKINSISRNAFYGLDNLQVLNISHNLLGELYNYNFDGLPKVAYIDLQKNHIGIIQDKTFKFLRKLNTLDLRDNALKTIYFLPSIPNIFLGGNKLMTLPNIPLTANFIQLSENRLENLNDLYFLLQVPRLQILILNQNRFSFCHQNHAPSENPSLEKLFLGENMLQLAWEAGSCWDVFKGLSHLQILYLNKNYLNFLPPGVFHHLTALRGLSLKDNRLTVLSPGDLPANLEILDISGNQLLSPDPDLFASLSAVDLTHNKFICECELSAFIHWLNQTNITISGSPADMYCMYPNSLAGVSLYSFSTEGCEEEEVLESLKFSLFILVTVTLTLFLVVILMVKKFRGFCFICYKKALSLLFKDPIKGRESDMYKYDAYLCFSSKDFEWVQNALLKHLDVQYSPQNRFNLCFEERDFMPGENHIANIQDAVWSSRKIICLVSRHFLRDGWCLEAFSYAQSRCLADLSGALIMVVVGSLSQFHLMKHQPIRGFVQKQQYLRWPEDLQDVDWFLNKLSQCILKEEKERKKVSAIQLQSVTTIS
- the TLR5 gene encoding toll-like receptor 5 isoform X3, whose protein sequence is MGDCLDLLLGVVLLTSPALGISSCFFNGWRAVYLSCNLTHVPQVPNTTKSLLLSFNYIRTVTATSFPFLEQLQLLELGTQFTPLTISREAFRNLPNLRILDLGGSQIDFLHPDAFQGLSHLAELRLFYCGLSDVVLKDGYFRNLTSLTHLDLSKNKIQSLYLHPSFQELNSLKSIDFSLNKIPIVCEHELKPLQGKTLSFLSLANNLLYSNISMDWRKCLNPFRNMVLETLDVSGNGWGVDVTRNFSNAINGSQIFSLVLTRHTMGPSFGFSNLKDPDQHTFAGLARSSMIQLDISHGYIFSLNFRVFETLQELKVLNLACNKINSISRNAFYGLDNLQVLNISHNLLGELYNYNFDGLPKVAYIDLQKNHIGIIQDKTFKFLRKLNTLDLRDNALKTIYFLPSIPNIFLGGNKLMTLPNIPLTANFIQLSENRLENLNDLYFLLQVPRLQILILNQNRFSFCHQNHAPSENPSLEKLFLGENMLQLAWEAGSCWDVFKGLSHLQILYLNKNYLNFLPPGVFHHLTALRGLSLKDNRLTVLSPGDLPANLEILDISGNQLLSPDPDLFASLSAVDLTHNKFICECELSAFIHWLNQTNITISGSPADMYCMYPNSLAGVSLYSFSTEGCEEEEVLESLKFSLFILVTVTLTLFLVVILMVKKFRGFCFICYKKALSLLFKDPIKGRESDMYKYDAYLCFSSKDFEWVQNALLKHLDVQYSPQNRFNLCFEERDFMPGENHIANIQDAVWSSRKIICLVSRHFLRDGWCLEAFSYAQSRCLADLSGALIMVVVGSLSQFHLMKHQPIRGFVQKQQYLRWPEDLQDVDWFLNKLSQCILKEEKERKKVSAIQLQSVTTIS